The genomic segment ACCCGCGACAGCGGCCCGCGCGTGGGCGCGGACGCGCTGCTCACCGAACGCTGGTCGCCCGCGCCGTCGGCGGACCGGCTCGCCCGGGTGATCGAGGCCGGTGGGTACGGGCCGACCGTCACCGACGCCGTCACCGCCCGGATCGAGGAACGGGTGACGCTGCTCGGCGCGGACGTCGACGCGCTCGCCACGACGCTGTTCGACACCGCGCTGGCCGGGCTGCCCGAGCACTCCACCCGCACGCTCACCGCGATCGCCCGCGCCACCGGCGGGGTCACCGACCTGCGGGCGCTGGGCCGGGCGCTCGCAGTGGCGCTGGCGCTGTGGCGGCACGACCGGCTGCTCGGCAGCGCCGGGACGGCCCCGCTGGGCGCGCTGATCACCGCCGCCGTACGCCGGGCGCTCTGGCTCGTCGAGGGCGTGCGCGCCGCTGCCGCCCCGGCCGACCCGGGACGGCTCACCGTGCTCGTCGCGGTCCGGGACGCGGTCCGCCACGCCGGCCCGGCGCTCGGGCTCGACCGGGACGGCGTGCTGGCAGTGGCCGGGCGGGTGGCGGCCGACGCGGCGGCCCCGCCGGACCTGCGCGGCGCGGCGCTGGGCCTGACCTGGTCGCTGGGGGACGTGCCGGACGTCGCCCGCGCGGTCCGGGCGGTGGCCGCGCCGGACATGCTCGGCGACTGGCTGGGCGGGCTGTTCGCACTGGCCCGGGAGGAGGTGGTGGCGGGCGACGCGGCACTGCTGACCGTGGTGGACGAGCTGCTCGCCTCGATGGGCGCGCACGACTTCCTGGTGGCGCTGCCGGCGTTGCGGCAGGCGTTCGGCTGGTTCCCGCCCCGGGAACGGGCCGAGGTGGCCCGGCACGTGCAGACGCTGCGCGGCGGCGACGCGCCCCCCGGTGACCTGCTGCGGCTGGACGCCGACCCGCTGCTGGTGGCCGCCGCCCGCGCGGTGGAGGAGCGGGTCGACGCGGTGCTGACCCGGGAAGGGCTGTGGGAGGGTGACGGAACGTGAGCGACCCGATGCGGGAACGCTGGCGGCTGGTGCTCGGCGACGCCGCGCAGGACAGCCTGGGCGGTCTGTCGGCCGACGCGGCCGGCCGGGACGCGGCGCTGGACTGGCTCTACGGCCGCGACGCCGAACTGGGTCGCCGCGACGTGCGGCGCGGCGGGTCCGGCCCGTCGGTGCTGACCACAGTGGACTGGCTCGACGGGATCACCCGGCTGTTCCCGAAGGAGACGGTGCAACGGCTGGAGCGCGACGCGGTCGAGCGGTACGGCATCCACGACGTCGTCACCGACCCGGCGGTGCTGGCCCGGGTCGAGCCGAACCCGGCGCTGCTGCGCGCGGTGCTGCGCACCAAGCACCTGATGAACCCGGACGTGCTGCGGCTGGCCCGCAAGCTGGTCGAGGCGGTGGTGCGGCAACTTGTCGAACGGCTGGCCGCGGAGGTGCGGCAGTCGTTCTCCGGGCCCCGGGCGCGCCGCCCCAGCCGCTTCCGGCAGGCCCGTAACTTCGACGTCCGGCGTACCATCCGGGCGAACCTGGCGCACTGGCGGCCGGACGAGCGCCGCCTGCACGTACGGCAGCCGCACTTCTTCTCCCGCACCCGCCGCCACCTCGACCGCTGGCAGGTGATCCTGCTGGTGGACCAGTCCGGTTCGATGCTCGGCTCGGTGATCCACGCCGCGGTGACCGCCGCCTGCCTGTGGGGGCTGCCGGGCGTCCGCACCCACCTGGTCGCCTTCGACACCGACGTGGTCGACCTGACCTCCGACGTGGACGACCCGGTGGAGCTGCTGATGAAGGTGCAGCTCGGCGGCGGCACCGACATCGCCCGCGCGGTCGCGTACGGCGCGCAGCTGGTGGAGAACCCGCGCCGGACCATCGTCGCGCTGGTGTCCGACTTCTACGAGGGCGGCGACGCCGGGCGGCTGGTCCGGTCGGTGCGGCAGCTCGTGGAGCAGGGCACGCACGTGCTGGCCCTCGCGGCGCTGGACGAGGAGGCCGACCCGGCGTACGACAGGGCCACCGCCCAGCGGCTCGCGGACGTGGGCGCGGCGGTAGGCGCGATGACGCCCGGCGAGCTGGCCGCGTTCGTGGCCGAGCACGTGGGCCGGTAGGGGGACCGCCATGACCCGAGACGACCTGATCGCGCTCACCCCGGACGTGCTCGCCGCGCTGAGCAACAGGGGCCTGGTGAAGCGGGCCACCAGGGAGGTCGACGCCGGTGAGCGTCCCGCGCTCACCGTGGACGCCGACGGGGCGGTGCGTGCCGCGTACCCGGACGGGGTGACGGCGACGCTTCCCGCGGGTGCCGGCCTGGCAGCCGGGATCTGCTCCTGCCCGGCACCCGGCGTCTGCCGGCACCTGCTCGCCGTCGTGCTGACGTACCAGCGCACGCACGGCGACGCCCCGGGCCGCGAGGCCGCGCCCGACCGGAACGCCGGGCCGGGCCACGACGCCCCGCCCGGCCGGGAGGATGCCGGAGGCGAGCCGTGGCGGTGGTCGCCGGGCGATGTCACCGACGAGGAACTGGCCGCCGCGATCGGTGCCCCCGCGCTCGCCGCCGCGCAGCGGCGCCGTCGGCGCGGCTACACCGCCGTGGTCCACCGGCCCGACGCCGCCGACCCGGTCCCGCGCGTGGAGCTGCCCACCGGCACGGTCCGCTTCCTGGTGCCGCGCCAGGTCGGGTACGCGCGCGGCGACGCGGCCGACGACGGCGGCGAGGCGATCGCCCTCGCGGTGTGGGCGTGCCGGACGGCCGACCGGGAGCAGCCGGACCGCCCCGAGGCGCAGGTACGCGTCGGCGGCGCGGCCACCGTGACGGACCATCCGGCGCTGAACGCGGCGGTGGCGCTGGCCGCCGACGTGCTGCTGACCGGGGCCGCGCACCTGGGCTCCGGCGTGGACGCCCGGCTGGCGGCGGCCCGGCGCGACCTCGACGCGGCAGGTCTGCGCTGGCCGCTGCTGGCGGTGGAGGACCTGACCGGGCAGCTGGAGGCGTACGCGGCGCGCGGCGCCCGCTACCGGCCGGAGACCCTCGCCGACCTGCTCGCCGAACTGCCCGCCCGGCGGCGCGCGGTCGTCAACGCCGGCGCCACCCCACCGGAGCGGGTGCTCGGCACCCACGAGCCGGCGGAGACGCCGCTACGGCGGGTGCGCCTGACCGGCCTCGGCGCCCGGGTCCGTGAGAGCGGCGGCGAGGTGGGTGTGGACGTGGTGCTCGCCCACCCGGCGGCCGTCTCCGTGCTGGTGCTGCGCCGCGCCTACTCCGTCACCGACGACGGCACGCCGCCCGGCCACGAGCTGGCCGGGCGGCGGGTCACCGGCACCACGCTCGGCGCGCTGGCCACCGGCAACGTGGTCTCCGAGTCGGCGGTGCGCAGCGCCGCGCATCAGCTCCGGTTCGCCGCCGGGCGGCTGGCCCGCACCACAGTCACCCCCGGCACCGGGTCGTGGTCCGAGCTGCCGCCCGGCCTGCTCACCGGCGACCCGGACGCGCTCGCCGCCGAGATGGCCGGTCGGCCACCCCGGCTATTGCGCCCCCGCACCGCCGCCGAGTCGGTGCGGGTCCTGGCGCTCGGCGAGGTGCGCGCCATCGGGTACGCGGCCGGCGAGCAGCGCCTGCACGCCACGGTGACCGGGGCCGACGGCGGCACGGCGACGATCACCGCCACCCACCACGCCGCCGCCCCGGGCGCACTCGACGCGCTCGCGGCGGCGCTGGACGGCACGCACGGGCCGCCGCGCTTCGTCAGCGGGACGGTCCGCCGGGGTGCCGACGGGCTGGTCGTCGAGCCGCTGGCGGTGGTCGCCGACGTTGTGGTCGTACCCGATCTGGCGCCCGGGGTGGGCGACGGGCGGCTGGCCGGCGCGGTCGAAGCCCGACCTGACCCGGTCGCGGCTGTCCTCGGTACGGCGTCGGCGCTGCTCGCCCAGGCCGCGCACACCGGCCTGCGGAACCTGCCGGCGAGCTTCCCGGACCGGCTGCGCGCGACGGCCGCCGCGCTCGGCGGAGCCGGCCTGGAGCGCTGCGGCGCGACGCTGGCCGGGCTGGCGGCAGCGCTCGGCGCCGACCCCGGCGAACCGGCGGTACGGGCCTGGGTGGACGCCTGGATCCGGTTGTCCGTCACGGCGGAGTCCCGGTGAGCCGGTCCCCACCGCGGAAAGGATCGCTACGGTGTGACGGTGGCGACCACGGCGGCGCAGGAGATCCAGGTGGGGGAGCGGCTGGTCCGCGTCTCCAGCCCCGACAAGCCCTACTTCCCGGAGCGCGGGCTGACCAAGCTGGACGTGATCAGCTACTTCCTGTCCGTCGGCGACGGCATCCTGCGCGCGCTGCGGGACCGGCCGACCATGCTGGAACGCTGGCCGCGCGGCGTGTTCGAGGGCGCCAAGGTGGCCACCCGGCAGACCAACAAGGGCGACGCGTTCTACCAGAAGCGGCTCCCGGCCGGCGCGCCCGACTGGGTGCGTACCGCCCACATCACGTTCCCGAGCGGCCGTACCGCCGACGAGGTGGCCCCGAGCGAACTGGCCGTGGTGATCTGGGCGGCCAACCTCGGCACGCTGCGGTTCCACCCGTGGCCGGTGTCGAAGGACGACGTGGAGCACCCCGACCAGCTGCGCATCGACCTCGACCCGATGCCGGGCGTCGACTTCGCGCAGGTGGTGCCGGTGGCACACGAGGTACGAGCGTTCCTGGCCGAGCTGGGCCTGGAGGGCTTCCCGAAGACCACCGGCGGGCGCGGCATCCACGTGTACGTCTCGATCGAGCCGCGCTGGAGCTTCGGCGAGTGCCGGCGGGCGGTGCTCGCGCTCGGCCTGGAGATGCAGCGCCGCCTGCCCGACCTGGTCACCACCACCTGGTGGCGCGACCAGCGGGACCGGCCGGTCTTCGTCGACTACAACCAGATGGCCCGCGACCACACCATGACCTCGGCGTACTCGATCCGGCCGACGCCCGCCGCGCTGGTCTCCGCGCCGCTGGACTGGTCCGAACTGGACGACGCGCGCCCGGAGGACTTCGACGTGCTGAGCATGCCCGAGCGGTTCGCCGGGCGCGGCGACCCGCACGCCGGGCTGGACGGGCGGCGGTACTCGCTGGAACCCCTGCTGGAGCGGGCCGACGCCGAAGGGCTGGAGCCGCCGCCGGAACGCTGACCGGTCAGTCCCAGGGGCTCTGCGTGCCGTCGAACTCCTCGAACACCAGCCAGGTACGTGTGGACAGCACCCCGGCGATGCTCTGCACCCGGTCCAGCACCACGTCCCGCAGCGTCGCGTTGTCCGGCGCCCGGACCAGCGCGAGGACGTCGTGCTCTCCGCTGAGCAGCGCCGCGTGCTCGATGTAGCGCACCCGGGCCAGCTCGGCGGAGACCTCCCGCCAGGTGTTCTGCTCGATGGTCAGCGCGATGTACGCCGACGTGCCCAGCCCGGCCGGCTCCGGCGCCACCCGCGCGGTGAACCCGGTCAGCACCCCGTCGCGCAGCAGCCGCTCCACCCGGGCGTACGCGTTGGTGCGCGAGACGTGCACCCGTTCGGCGAGCGTACGGATCGACGTGCGGGCGTCGCGGACCAGTTCGCGCAGGATCCGCCGGTCCACCTCGTCCAGCGGCCCGGCCGAACGTCCCGTTCCGCCCGCCGCGCCCGGTGTGGTGCCGGTCTCCTGGCTCACCTCAGCCGCCCTCCCGTGCCATTCGTCCCGCGTTCATCCCGCATGTTGAGTCAATCATCCACGACCGGGAGCATAGGGCCACCACACGTCCAGGAGGTCCCCGCCGTGACGACCACACCCCAGGCGGTCCGCAGGGCATCCCCGCGCACCCGCCGGAAGACCACCCCGGCCGCACCCGACCCGTCCGCCGGCTTCATGCCGCAGGCCGAACCGGTCCGGCTGCTCGAACCCGACGGGACCCCGCTGCCGGCCCGCGACGACTACCCGGAGCCGCCGGTCGAGACGCTGCGCGAGATGTACCGGCGCATGGTCGTCGGCCGCCGCTTCGACGTGCAGGCCACCGCGCTCACCAAGCAGGGCCGCCTCGCCGTCTACCCGTCCGCGCGCGGCCAGGAGGCGTGCCAGATCGGCGGCGTCCTCGCACTGCGCGACACCGACTGGGTGTTCCCCACCTACCGCGAGTCGATGGCGCTGACCGCACGCGGCCTCGACCCGGTCGAGGTGCTCACGCTGCTGCGCGGCGACTGGCACTGCGGGTACGACCCGGCCGTCACCCGCACCGCGCCGCAGTGCACCCCGCTCGCCACCCAGTGCGTGCACGCCGCCGGGCTGGCCTACGGCGAGTCGTACCAGGGGCGCGACACCGTGGCGCTGGCGTTCATCGGCGACGGCGCCACCAGCGAGGGCGACTTCCACGAGGGCATCAACTTCGCCGCCGTGTTCAAGGCGCCCGTCGTCTACCTGGTGCAGAACAACAAGTACGCGATCAGCGTGCCGCTGTCCCGGCAGACCGCCGCGCCGAGCCTTGCGTACAAGGGCGTCGGCTACGGCGTACCCAGCGAGCAGGTCGACGGCAACGACCCGGTGGCCGTCCTCGCGGTGCTGGAGCGCGCCGTCGCGCACGCCCGCGCCGGCAAGGGCCCCTACCTGGTCGAGGCCCACACCTACCGGATGGAGCCGCACACCAACGCCGACGACCAGACCCGCTACCGCGACGCCGACGAGGTCGAGGCGTGGCGCGACCGCGACCCGATCGCCCGGCTCGAGGCGTACCTGCGGGCCAAGGGTGTGCTCGACGACGCCGCCGTCGCGGCGATCGCCGACGAGGCCGAGGAGTACGCCGCCGCGCTGCGCCGCCGGATGGACGCCCACCCGACCGTGGACCCGCTGAGCCTGTTCGACCACGTGTACGCCGAGCCGACGCCGCAACTCGTCGAGCAGCGCGAGATGGTCCGGGCCGAGCTGGCCGCCGACGCGGAGGGGGACGCCTGATGGCCACCATGACCATGGCGAAGGCACTCAACGCCGCGCTCGCCGACGCGATGCTCGACGACGAGCGGGTCGTCGTCTTCGGTGAGGACGTCGGCCAGCTCGGCGGCGTTTTCCGGATCACCGACGGGTTGCAGGCCCGCTTCGGCGACAAGCGCTGCTTCGACACCCCGCTCGCGGAGGCCGGCATCGTCGGGTTCGCCGTCGGCCTGGCCATGTCCGGGCTGCGGCCGGTGGTCGAGATGCAGTTCGACGCGTTCGCGTACCCGGCGTTCGAACAGATCGCCTCGCACGTGGCGAAGCTGCGCAACCGCACCCGTGGCGCGCTGAGCGTGCCGATCGTCATCCGCGTGCCGTACGCCGGTGGCATCGGCGGCGTCGAGCACCACTGCGACTCGTCCGAGGCGTACTACGCGCACACCCCCGGCCTGAAGGTGGTCACCCCCGCGACCGTGGACGACGCGTACTCGCTGCTGCGCGCCGCCATCGACGACCCGGACCCGGTGGTGTTCCTGGAGCCCAAGAAGCTCTACTTCACCAGCGCCGAGGCGGACCTTCCGGCCCGTACCGCGCCGATCGGCAGCGCCGTGGTGCGCCGCCCCGGCACCGACGCCACCCTGATCGCGTACGGCCCGGCGGTGCCGGTCGCGCTGGCCGCCGCCGAGGCCGCCCGCGAGGAGGGCTGGGACCTCGAGGTCGTCGACGTACGCAGCATCGTGCCGTTCGACGACGCCACAGTCACCGCCTCGGTCCGCCGTACCGGCCGGTGCGTGGTGATCCAGGAGGCGCAGGGCTTCGCCGGTGTCGGCGCAGAGATCGCCGCCCGGGTGCAGGAACGCTGCTTCCACGCGCTGCACGCCCCGGTGCTGCGGGTGTCCGGGCTGGACATCCCGTACCCGGCGCCGATGCTGGAGCACACCCACCTGCCCTCGGTCGACCGGGTGCTGGACACCGTGGCCCGCCTGCAGTGGGACGACCAGCCCGACATGCGGTGGGTGGCGGCATGAGCGAACGCACCGAGCGGAGCGAGGGCCGTGAGTCCATGCCCGGCCGGCACGGCATGAGCGCGGTTCTTGGGACCCGCGACTTCCTTCTCCCCGACCTCGGGGAAGGGCTCAGCGAGGCGGAGATCGTCGAGTGGCGGGTCGCCGTCGGCGACGTGGTCACCGTGGACCAGAGCGTGGTCGAGGTGGAGACCGCCAAGGCCGTCGTCGACGTGCCCTGCCCGTACGCCGGACGGGTCGTGGCCCTGCACGGCGCGGCCGGTGAGGTCCGCCCGGTGGGTCAGCCGCTGATCACCATCGCCCCGCTCGACGACGCACCCGACCCGCACGCCACCTACCGCGAGGAGGAGCGGGCCGGGTCCGGCAACGTCCTGATCGGCTACGGCACCGGCCATGGCGGCACGGGCCGGCGGAGGCGCCGGCCGCGGCTGGCGCTCGCGCCCGAGCCCGGCCCGCCCGCCTCGGCGGACGCCTCGGCCGTGACCGGCTCCGCGTCCAGCCCGGTGGCCGTGACTGGCTCTTCGGTTTCGGCGGGTCCGGCTCCGGCTGGCTCGTCGGTTCCGGCGGGTGCTCCCGCCCTGGCGGGACCGCCGGCCCCGGGCGGCCTGTCCGCGTCGGCGGGCCGGGCGGCCGCTGCGGAGGCGGCCGGCGGATCGGCGGCGCCGCTGGTCATCTCGCCGATCGTGCGGCGGCTGGCGAAGGAGCACGGCATCGACCTGGCGTCGCTGCGCGGCACCGGGCCGGGCGGCGTGATCCGCCGGGCCGACCTGGACGCCGCCGTGGCCGCTCCCACCACCGCCGCCTCGGCGGCCCGGCTGGCAGCGGTGCCGGACGCCCCGGCCGCCCACGTCGGGCTCGCCCCGACCGGCGACGGTGACACGGTCATCCCGCTCACCGGCATCCGCAAGGTGATCGCAGACAAGCTCTCCCGCAGCCGCCGGGAGATCCCCGAGGTGACCATCTGGGTCGACGTGGACGCCACCGGCCTGCTGGAGACGCGCGCCGCGATCAACGCCGCCACGCCGGAGGCACCGGTGAGCATTCTGGCCCTGCTGGCTCGGATCTGCCTCAGCGGCCTGCGGAAGTTCCCGCAGCTCAACGCGCACGTCGACACCGAGGGGCAGCGGATCATGCAGTCTGCGGGCGTGCACCTGGGCATCGCCGCGCAGACCGACAGGGGCCTGGTCGTCCCGGTGCTGCGCGACGCGCAGCGGCTCACCACCCGGGAACTGGCCGCCGCGCTCGCCGAGACCACGGCGGCAGCCCGGGCCGGCACGCTGCCGCCGGCGCGGCTGACCGGCGGGACGTTCACCCTCAACAACTACGGCGTGTTCGGCGTGGACGGCTCCACGCCGATCATCAACCACCCGGAGGCGGCGCTGCTCGGCGTCGGCCGGATCGTCGACAAGCCGTGGGTGGTGGACGGGCAGCTCGCCGTCCGCAAGGTGACCCAGATCAGCCTCACCTTCGACCACCGCGTCTGCGACGGTGGCGTGGCGGGCGGCTTCCTGCGCCACGTGGCCGACTGCGTCGAGCAACCCGCCCTCCTGGTCGCCAACGTCTGACCCCCGCCCTCCCGGCACCCGGCCCCGGCCCTCCCCACAGAGGACCGGGGCCGCGCCCGTCCTCCTCCTCCTCCTCCTCCTCCGCCTGCCCGCCCGCGATCTTGCACTTGCGGCCCGCGATGTGCCCGATTTGCACCCTTCTCCAGGGCCGCAAATGCAAGATCGCGGCGGCGGTGCGGCTCGCGGGGGTGATGGCGTCCAGCGCTGTCCGCCTTGCGAGACCGTTGTTCCGGCGGGTGGGATCGCTCGAGATCTTGGTAGGAAAGCGCCCCCATTAGGGCCGTTTCGTACCAAGATCTCGCACTGCCCCCTCGCCTTCATCCGTCGATCATGAGGTTGACCGGGGCAAAACGGACACCGCGTGCCGTCAACTTCATGATCGACGGGCCGGGGGCGGGCCGGGGGCGTGCCGGGGGCGTGCCGGGGGGCGGGGGCGGGGGCGGGGGGGCGACAGGAACCGGGCGGAGGGCGCGTGGGGCGCAAGCGGGGACGGGAATTACCTGTCCGGCACGATTCTCCGCAGCTGTTTCCGAGCAATTCCGCCGAAGGTGCCACGGCGCGATCCCAGGCCTACAGAATGTGGGCGAGAGGGTTCGGAAATGGGGGGCGAAATATGTTTGCGAGGCGCCGACTGACGCTTTTCGCGATGACCGTCGCAGCCGCGCCGCTGGCGGTCGGCGCGTGTACCGCCGGCCCGAAGTCGTTGGCGAAGCGGGCCGAGGCGGCGCCGCCGTCGGTCACCGTGTCGCCGGCCGACCGCACCCGGGACGTGCCGATCAGTGCGGAGGTGGGAACGAAGGTCAGCAACGGCAAGGTCACCGCCGTCAAGCTGACCGACGACAAGGGGAACGCGGTGCCGGCCCAGCCGCGTGAGGACGGCTCCAGCTGGGTGCCGGACCGGCCGCTCGTCAATTCCCGGACGTACACGGCGGAGGTGACCGCGACCGGCGATTCCGGTAAGACCGCCACGCAGAAGACGACGTTCACGACGATGGCCAAATCCACCAAACCGGCAGTCACCAGCGAATTGTATTTCCGGCCGAATCAGACGTACGGGACGGCGATGCCGGTCGTGCTCGGATTCGACCCGCCGATTCCGAAGGAGGCGCGTGCGGACGTCCAGCGCCGGCTGTTCGTGAAGACCGATCCGCCGCAGCCGGGCACGTGGTCCTGGGTGGCCGACGGCAAGCAGGCCGAGTACCGGGCGCCGGACCGCTGGAAGCCGGGCACGAAGATCAGCGTGCGCAGCGCGTTGCAGGGTCTGCCCATCGGCAAGGACGCGGTCGGCGACTCCGACCGGGTGGCGAGCGCCAAGGTCGGCCGGCAGGTGACGCTGGACATCGACAACGAGACCAAGCAGATGACCGTCTACCAGGACGGCAAGGTGCTCAAGAAGATCCCGGTCAGCCTCGGCAAGCCGAGCACGCCGACGTCGAGCGGCGCCATGGTGATCATGGAGAAGCACGAGCACACCACGTTCGACACCCGCGGTGAGCCCAACGGTGGCTACGTGGTCGACGTGGACGACGCCCAGCGGCTGACCTGGGGCGGCGAGTTCATCCACTCGGCGCCGTGGTCGGAGGGCGACCAGGGGAGCACGAACGTCTCGCACGGCTGCACCAACGTCTCGGCGACCGCCGCGGACTGGCTGATGGGCTTCACGCAGGTCGGCGACCTGGTGACGGTCAAGGGCACCGAGGTGAAGCTCGACCAGGGCAACGGCTTCACCGCCTGGAACGTCGGCTGGGACGAGTTCGCCAAGGGCAGCGCGCTGCCCGTACCGGCGGGGCTGAAGCCCACGCAGAGCCCCACGCCGCACCCGGGCGCGGTGGCCGGCGGGTCGTCACCGGCCCCGGCCCCCTCGCGGAGCAACAGCGGCGGCTGAACCTGGGGAGGAACGGCCACGGGGCCGGCCCGCGTCCGCGCGGGCCGGCCCCGCGCCGTGCTCAGTCGAGGTCGACGCGGGCCACCCCGGTCGCGGTCAGGCTGCCCAGCCAGAGGTGGCGGCCGTGCTGCCGCACGCCGGTGACCATCGGGTACGCCCCGCTCGGGCCGTGCAGCGTGCGCAGCACCCGGCCGGTGCCGTCGACCAGCGCGACCAGCCCGTAGCGGCGTGGCTGCGGCTGCACCGCGCCGGGTAGCAGGGCCACGATCTGCCGGACCCGGGGATGCGGCAGCAACCGTTCCATCGCCCGCAGCCGAGGGCTGGGCAGCGCGACCCAGTACGTGCCGTCGCCGACCGCCGAGACGTTGTCCGGGTACGCGGGCAGGTCGGTGAGCACCGTGGCCCGCCCGCCGGGCAGGTCCACCCGGAGCAGCCGGTGGGTGGCGGTCTCGGCGAGCATCAGCGCCGACTCGTCCGGGGTGAGCGCGAGCCCGTTGGGGAAGTAGAGCCCGTCGGCCACCACGTCGGTGCGCCCGGTGCGCCTGTCGTAGGCGAGGACGCGTCCGTTGGGCCGGTGCTCCAGCAGGTCGCGTTTCCAGTGCGACAGCGGGAACCGGTCGGAGGAGTCGGTGAAGTAGACGGTGCCGTCGCGGGCGACCGCCGCGTTGTCGGCCAGGTGCACCGGCGGCGCGGTGCCGGTCAGCTCGTGCACCCGGCCGGCCGGGTCGACCCGAAGCAGCCCCCGGTACGCGTCGCAGACCAGCAGTCCGCCGTCGACCGGATCGCGCTCGATGCCCAGCGGTCGTCCGCCCGTCTCGGCCAGCAGGGTGGGCGGCGTGCCGGGCGGGGAGTCGGCCGGCCACCACCAGAGGCGGCCGTCCTCGTCACCGCTGACCACCCGGCCGTCCCCGTCGACCACCACGTCCTCCGGGCCGTGCCCGCCGGCCGGCAGCGGCAGCAGGTCGGCCCGGTCGAGCCGGGTGTCAGCGGGCGCCCAGGGGCCGGTGAGCGGCGGCGGTACGGTCGCCGGCTCGCGGACCGGCCGGATCAGCAGTGGGGCACGCGGGCGGGGGACGGCCATCGGCTCATTGTGGCCCGGCGGCGTCGCGAAGGGCAGTGCCCGACGGCGTTTCGTGCGCGTGGCGTGGCGGCTGCGGGATGACCCTGAGACGGCTCGGGGTCGGGTCCCGGACAGTACCCGGAACCCCCCGCCGCGAGGCCCGGAAATGTCGGTGGGCCCGGGTAGGTTTGGCCGCATGGTACACAGCGTTGAGCGCTTCCACGTGGCGATGGACGTGCGCGATCACGTGGTCGAGCTGCGCCCGG from the Micromonospora sp. WMMA1947 genome contains:
- a CDS encoding VWA domain-containing protein, encoding MSDPMRERWRLVLGDAAQDSLGGLSADAAGRDAALDWLYGRDAELGRRDVRRGGSGPSVLTTVDWLDGITRLFPKETVQRLERDAVERYGIHDVVTDPAVLARVEPNPALLRAVLRTKHLMNPDVLRLARKLVEAVVRQLVERLAAEVRQSFSGPRARRPSRFRQARNFDVRRTIRANLAHWRPDERRLHVRQPHFFSRTRRHLDRWQVILLVDQSGSMLGSVIHAAVTAACLWGLPGVRTHLVAFDTDVVDLTSDVDDPVELLMKVQLGGGTDIARAVAYGAQLVENPRRTIVALVSDFYEGGDAGRLVRSVRQLVEQGTHVLALAALDEEADPAYDRATAQRLADVGAAVGAMTPGELAAFVAEHVGR
- a CDS encoding DNA primase small subunit domain-containing protein, with the protein product MTVATTAAQEIQVGERLVRVSSPDKPYFPERGLTKLDVISYFLSVGDGILRALRDRPTMLERWPRGVFEGAKVATRQTNKGDAFYQKRLPAGAPDWVRTAHITFPSGRTADEVAPSELAVVIWAANLGTLRFHPWPVSKDDVEHPDQLRIDLDPMPGVDFAQVVPVAHEVRAFLAELGLEGFPKTTGGRGIHVYVSIEPRWSFGECRRAVLALGLEMQRRLPDLVTTTWWRDQRDRPVFVDYNQMARDHTMTSAYSIRPTPAALVSAPLDWSELDDARPEDFDVLSMPERFAGRGDPHAGLDGRRYSLEPLLERADAEGLEPPPER
- a CDS encoding Lrp/AsnC family transcriptional regulator; this translates as MSQETGTTPGAAGGTGRSAGPLDEVDRRILRELVRDARTSIRTLAERVHVSRTNAYARVERLLRDGVLTGFTARVAPEPAGLGTSAYIALTIEQNTWREVSAELARVRYIEHAALLSGEHDVLALVRAPDNATLRDVVLDRVQSIAGVLSTRTWLVFEEFDGTQSPWD
- the pdhA gene encoding pyruvate dehydrogenase (acetyl-transferring) E1 component subunit alpha codes for the protein MGPPHVQEVPAVTTTPQAVRRASPRTRRKTTPAAPDPSAGFMPQAEPVRLLEPDGTPLPARDDYPEPPVETLREMYRRMVVGRRFDVQATALTKQGRLAVYPSARGQEACQIGGVLALRDTDWVFPTYRESMALTARGLDPVEVLTLLRGDWHCGYDPAVTRTAPQCTPLATQCVHAAGLAYGESYQGRDTVALAFIGDGATSEGDFHEGINFAAVFKAPVVYLVQNNKYAISVPLSRQTAAPSLAYKGVGYGVPSEQVDGNDPVAVLAVLERAVAHARAGKGPYLVEAHTYRMEPHTNADDQTRYRDADEVEAWRDRDPIARLEAYLRAKGVLDDAAVAAIADEAEEYAAALRRRMDAHPTVDPLSLFDHVYAEPTPQLVEQREMVRAELAADAEGDA
- a CDS encoding alpha-ketoacid dehydrogenase subunit beta → MATMTMAKALNAALADAMLDDERVVVFGEDVGQLGGVFRITDGLQARFGDKRCFDTPLAEAGIVGFAVGLAMSGLRPVVEMQFDAFAYPAFEQIASHVAKLRNRTRGALSVPIVIRVPYAGGIGGVEHHCDSSEAYYAHTPGLKVVTPATVDDAYSLLRAAIDDPDPVVFLEPKKLYFTSAEADLPARTAPIGSAVVRRPGTDATLIAYGPAVPVALAAAEAAREEGWDLEVVDVRSIVPFDDATVTASVRRTGRCVVIQEAQGFAGVGAEIAARVQERCFHALHAPVLRVSGLDIPYPAPMLEHTHLPSVDRVLDTVARLQWDDQPDMRWVAA
- a CDS encoding dihydrolipoamide acetyltransferase family protein, giving the protein MSAVLGTRDFLLPDLGEGLSEAEIVEWRVAVGDVVTVDQSVVEVETAKAVVDVPCPYAGRVVALHGAAGEVRPVGQPLITIAPLDDAPDPHATYREEERAGSGNVLIGYGTGHGGTGRRRRRPRLALAPEPGPPASADASAVTGSASSPVAVTGSSVSAGPAPAGSSVPAGAPALAGPPAPGGLSASAGRAAAAEAAGGSAAPLVISPIVRRLAKEHGIDLASLRGTGPGGVIRRADLDAAVAAPTTAASAARLAAVPDAPAAHVGLAPTGDGDTVIPLTGIRKVIADKLSRSRREIPEVTIWVDVDATGLLETRAAINAATPEAPVSILALLARICLSGLRKFPQLNAHVDTEGQRIMQSAGVHLGIAAQTDRGLVVPVLRDAQRLTTRELAAALAETTAAARAGTLPPARLTGGTFTLNNYGVFGVDGSTPIINHPEAALLGVGRIVDKPWVVDGQLAVRKVTQISLTFDHRVCDGGVAGGFLRHVADCVEQPALLVANV
- a CDS encoding Ig-like domain-containing protein; the encoded protein is MFARRRLTLFAMTVAAAPLAVGACTAGPKSLAKRAEAAPPSVTVSPADRTRDVPISAEVGTKVSNGKVTAVKLTDDKGNAVPAQPREDGSSWVPDRPLVNSRTYTAEVTATGDSGKTATQKTTFTTMAKSTKPAVTSELYFRPNQTYGTAMPVVLGFDPPIPKEARADVQRRLFVKTDPPQPGTWSWVADGKQAEYRAPDRWKPGTKISVRSALQGLPIGKDAVGDSDRVASAKVGRQVTLDIDNETKQMTVYQDGKVLKKIPVSLGKPSTPTSSGAMVIMEKHEHTTFDTRGEPNGGYVVDVDDAQRLTWGGEFIHSAPWSEGDQGSTNVSHGCTNVSATAADWLMGFTQVGDLVTVKGTEVKLDQGNGFTAWNVGWDEFAKGSALPVPAGLKPTQSPTPHPGAVAGGSSPAPAPSRSNSGG